A window of Spirochaetota bacterium contains these coding sequences:
- a CDS encoding TSUP family transporter, which translates to MIDFLKINFIEILNNNHNIILLTISIFFAGFIDSIAGGGGLISMPAYIAFGIPGHFILGTNKFSSTSGTLFATFKFAYEKKILYKTGLISVFFAFIGSLIGSRLVLLIPTIFIKYLLIILLPIITLLSIIKRDTQLTGLVEEPIFKENINFYIKASLLCFLIGVYDGFFGPATGTFIILVYNHILKIDLVHSSGTAKIVNLSSNVAALIVFLIKGVVYIKIGIICAIAGIIGNFLGASFAIKRGSKIIKPIYLFVLLLLFTKIIIDTFK; encoded by the coding sequence ATGATAGATTTTTTAAAAATAAATTTTATAGAAATATTAAACAACAATCATAATATAATTCTACTTACTATTTCTATCTTTTTCGCTGGTTTCATTGATTCAATTGCAGGTGGAGGTGGTCTTATTTCTATGCCAGCATATATTGCTTTTGGAATACCAGGACACTTTATACTTGGTACAAACAAATTTTCATCAACTTCCGGGACACTATTTGCTACTTTTAAATTTGCATATGAAAAAAAGATTCTATACAAAACTGGATTAATATCTGTATTTTTTGCATTTATTGGATCTTTAATAGGTTCAAGGCTTGTACTGCTTATACCAACTATATTTATAAAATACCTTTTAATTATACTTTTACCAATTATTACTCTTTTAAGTATAATTAAAAGAGATACCCAGCTTACAGGTTTAGTTGAAGAACCAATATTTAAAGAAAATATTAACTTTTATATAAAAGCTTCTCTACTTTGTTTTTTAATTGGAGTTTATGATGGCTTTTTTGGCCCTGCTACCGGAACTTTTATTATTCTTGTTTATAATCATATACTTAAAATTGATTTAGTACATTCTTCAGGAACAGCAAAAATAGTTAACCTTTCATCAAATGTTGCTGCTCTTATCGTTTTTCTTATTAAAGGTGTTGTTTATATTAAAATAGGTATAATATGTGCAATTGCTGGCATTATTGGAAATTTTCTAGGGGCTTCTTTTGCTATTAAAAGAGGAAGCAAAATTATAAAACCTATATATTTATTTGTTTTATTACTCTTATTTACTAAAATAATTATAGATACCTTTAAATAA
- a CDS encoding endonuclease Q family protein, whose product MDTNFKNYINLSKYKQNILFADFHIHSKYSLATSKENTFENIIKSTIYKGISIIGTGDILHHKWRNEFIDHIDKDSLINDCGIYFPDDKKLRNILRSIDTFENKHLLKEFIAKKNYKPLFLMLTTEISFIYKDKDKTKKNHILLIFSSFKNVEKLINFLNNKNYNLNSDGRPTLKISPNIFFDILLDIDPYVIIIPAHIWTPWFSTLGSKSGFDSMLDAFGEHLKYIKAIETGLSTDPPMHWLCSFLDNFNLVSNSDAHNTSSIGRNATIFYLNKPFENINFKDMIFALENNSNEFYEEIKSNKNIFFRNNINLFGTINLFPQLGKYYFDGHRNCNFFCSPIDAKIIENKCPFCKKSITKGVLHRIFEIKDRNNPEERKNKRFYKNIIPLLEIFELTLKNFISKKKILFFYNFFISNIERELDLLTFYEKQDVENLLLENIEKILKFNLEYNILTHNELQIFFLEFVKLIDLMNNKKLKINEGFDGKYGSIIN is encoded by the coding sequence ATGGATACAAATTTTAAAAATTATATAAACTTAAGTAAATACAAACAAAATATTTTATTTGCTGATTTTCATATACATTCTAAATATTCACTTGCTACATCAAAAGAAAATACTTTTGAAAATATCATAAAATCAACAATTTATAAAGGTATTTCTATTATAGGCACAGGAGATATACTTCATCATAAATGGAGAAATGAATTTATAGACCACATTGATAAAGACTCATTAATAAATGATTGCGGAATATATTTCCCTGATGATAAAAAATTAAGAAATATTTTAAGATCAATAGATACCTTCGAAAATAAGCATTTATTAAAAGAATTTATTGCTAAAAAAAACTACAAACCTTTATTCTTAATGCTTACTACAGAAATATCCTTCATATACAAAGATAAGGACAAAACAAAAAAAAATCATATTCTTCTTATCTTTTCATCATTTAAGAATGTCGAAAAATTAATCAATTTTCTTAATAATAAAAATTATAATTTAAATTCAGATGGAAGACCAACTCTAAAAATATCACCAAATATATTTTTTGATATCTTATTAGATATAGATCCTTATGTTATTATTATTCCTGCACATATATGGACACCTTGGTTTTCTACTTTGGGTTCTAAATCAGGTTTTGATTCTATGTTAGATGCTTTTGGAGAACACTTAAAATATATTAAAGCAATTGAAACTGGACTTTCTACTGATCCACCTATGCATTGGCTTTGCTCATTTTTAGATAATTTTAATTTAGTATCAAATTCAGATGCACATAACACTTCTTCAATAGGAAGAAACGCTACAATATTTTATTTAAATAAACCTTTTGAAAATATTAATTTTAAAGATATGATTTTTGCCTTAGAAAATAATTCAAATGAATTTTATGAAGAAATAAAATCAAATAAAAATATATTTTTCAGAAATAACATAAATCTTTTTGGTACAATTAATCTTTTTCCACAACTAGGGAAATACTATTTCGATGGGCACAGAAATTGTAACTTTTTTTGCTCACCTATTGATGCAAAAATTATAGAGAATAAATGTCCTTTTTGTAAAAAATCTATAACGAAAGGTGTCCTTCATAGAATATTTGAAATAAAAGATAGAAACAATCCAGAAGAAAGAAAAAATAAAAGATTTTATAAAAATATTATTCCACTGTTAGAAATTTTCGAATTAACACTTAAGAATTTTATCTCTAAGAAAAAGATTTTATTTTTTTACAACTTTTTTATCTCCAATATTGAAAGAGAGTTAGATTTACTTACATTCTATGAAAAACAAGATGTAGAAAATTTATTGTTAGAAAATATTGAAAAAATATTAAAATTTAATTTAGAATATAATATATTAACTCATAATGAACTTCAAATATTTTTTTTAGAATTTGTAAAATTAATAGATTTAATGAATAATAAAAAATTAAAAATAAATGAAGGTTTTGATGGGAAATATGGGTCAATAATAAATTAA